In a genomic window of Allomeiothermus silvanus DSM 9946:
- a CDS encoding alpha/beta hydrolase family protein, translating to MWPLFGGILLAGSLALAQSGLTIGDLSKRTYGLGQIAIERVMARNPDFTRYLIHYPSDGLKLYGFMNVPSGKGPYPVVLVLHGYVNPATYRTLAYTTRYADAIARMGYVVIHPNYRGHPPSEGRPEGPFRVNYAIDVLNLAAIVREQSGKGPLAKADGSRMGLWGHSMGGGIALRVAVVDPKIWAVVLYGAMSGDEAKNAQRIYYVFSGQQRGLEELRTPASELAKISPINYLSRTKAAFSIHHGTADEQVPYAWSVELCQKLKALGKSAECFSYRGARHTFPSGSRADASFLAKVQDFFARTLKGADSR from the coding sequence ATGTGGCCTTTGTTCGGTGGCATTCTCCTGGCTGGCAGCCTTGCCCTGGCTCAAAGTGGCCTGACGATTGGCGATCTCAGCAAACGCACCTACGGCCTCGGGCAGATCGCCATCGAGCGGGTGATGGCCCGCAACCCCGACTTCACCCGGTATCTGATCCACTACCCTTCCGATGGCCTTAAGTTGTACGGCTTCATGAATGTGCCCAGCGGCAAGGGCCCCTACCCGGTGGTACTGGTGCTGCACGGCTACGTCAACCCCGCCACCTACCGCACCCTGGCCTACACCACCCGCTACGCCGACGCCATCGCCCGCATGGGCTACGTGGTCATCCATCCCAACTACCGGGGCCACCCGCCCTCCGAGGGCCGCCCGGAAGGCCCCTTCCGGGTGAACTACGCCATCGACGTGCTCAACCTGGCGGCCATCGTGCGCGAGCAGAGCGGCAAGGGGCCGCTCGCCAAGGCCGACGGGAGCCGGATGGGGCTGTGGGGCCACAGCATGGGCGGGGGCATCGCCCTGCGGGTGGCGGTGGTGGACCCCAAGATTTGGGCGGTGGTGCTGTATGGGGCGATGTCCGGCGATGAGGCGAAGAACGCACAGCGAATCTACTACGTATTCTCGGGGCAGCAGCGGGGCCTAGAGGAGCTACGCACCCCGGCCTCGGAACTGGCCAAGATTTCGCCGATCAACTACCTCAGCCGGACCAAAGCCGCCTTCAGCATCCACCACGGCACCGCCGACGAGCAGGTGCCCTACGCCTGGAGCGTGGAGCTGTGCCAGAAGCTAAAAGCCCTGGGCAAGAGCGCCGAGTGCTTCAGCTACCGCGGCGCCCGCCACACCTTCCCCAGCGGCAGCCGCGCCGACGCGAGCTTCCTCGCCAAAGTGCAGGACTTTTTCGCCCGGACGCTGAAAGGTGCCGATAGTCGATAG
- the gcvH gene encoding glycine cleavage system protein GcvH has product MNYPSDLRYTKSHEWVRLEDGLAVVGITDYAQDALGDVVFVELPVPGKKYQAGEAVAAVESVKTASDIYAPVAGEVVEVNPALEEAPELLNQSPYQDGWIFKLRPANPADLEALMDAAAYQAFAQSQ; this is encoded by the coding sequence ATGAACTATCCAAGCGATCTGCGTTACACCAAGTCTCACGAGTGGGTGCGGCTCGAGGACGGGCTAGCCGTGGTGGGGATCACCGATTACGCCCAAGACGCGCTAGGCGATGTGGTGTTTGTGGAGCTACCGGTGCCGGGCAAAAAATACCAAGCGGGTGAGGCAGTGGCCGCCGTCGAGTCAGTAAAGACCGCTTCCGACATCTACGCTCCCGTTGCCGGAGAGGTAGTGGAGGTAAACCCAGCGCTCGAGGAAGCCCCGGAACTCCTCAACCAAAGTCCTTACCAAGATGGCTGGATCTTCAAACTGCGCCCCGCTAACCCCGCCGACCTCGAGGCCCTGATGGACGCAGCGGCCTATCAGGCCTTTGCCCAGAGCCAGTAG
- a CDS encoding roadblock/LC7 domain-containing protein, with the protein MVEPAVALYGATFEKAVGILDELLRESGARYAMLVDRKGFVLAHREALWAPRPPALDSLATLVAGNAAATQALAKMLGESQFSEQVHQGQTQSLYVEGAGEHALLLVIFDNSTPVGRVKLFARKSAQVLASLAEESVVSPQKLGIDTEYREGASALLDELFGS; encoded by the coding sequence ATGGTTGAACCCGCCGTGGCACTCTATGGGGCCACCTTTGAAAAGGCTGTGGGGATACTCGATGAGCTTCTGCGAGAAAGCGGGGCCCGCTACGCCATGTTGGTGGACCGCAAGGGCTTCGTGCTAGCTCACCGAGAAGCCCTCTGGGCCCCTCGACCCCCTGCCCTAGACTCCTTGGCGACTTTGGTCGCTGGTAACGCTGCAGCCACTCAGGCCTTGGCCAAGATGTTAGGAGAATCCCAATTTAGCGAGCAGGTCCACCAGGGCCAGACCCAAAGCCTGTATGTCGAAGGGGCCGGAGAACACGCTTTGCTGTTGGTCATTTTCGATAACTCCACCCCGGTGGGCCGGGTCAAGCTCTTCGCCCGCAAGTCGGCTCAAGTTTTGGCGAGCTTGGCCGAGGAGTCGGTAGTGAGCCCTCAGAAACTCGGTATCGACACCGAGTACCGAGAGGGAGCCAGCGCCTTGTTAGACGAGCTTTTCGGAAGCTAA
- a CDS encoding GTP-binding protein, protein MSTINFAAREINFKIVYYGPGMSGKTTNLKWVFQQVPENRKGEMVSLATEDERTLFFDFLPVDLGEVKGFKTRFHLYTVPGQVFYNASRKLILRGVDGIVFVADSAPNRLRANAESMRNLRENLAEYGIRPEDVPLVLQANKRDLPDALPVEMIHAVIDPEHRYPIFEAVASNGTGVFDTLKAVSRQVLAKVVAAN, encoded by the coding sequence ATGAGCACCATAAACTTTGCCGCCCGAGAGATCAACTTCAAGATCGTCTACTATGGCCCCGGCATGTCCGGCAAGACCACCAACCTTAAATGGGTGTTCCAGCAGGTGCCGGAGAACCGCAAGGGGGAGATGGTCTCCCTCGCCACCGAGGACGAGCGCACCCTTTTCTTCGACTTTTTGCCGGTGGATTTGGGCGAGGTCAAGGGTTTCAAAACCCGCTTTCACCTCTACACGGTGCCGGGTCAGGTCTTCTATAACGCTAGCCGTAAGCTCATCCTGCGTGGGGTAGACGGGATTGTCTTTGTGGCGGATTCCGCCCCCAACCGCCTTCGGGCCAACGCCGAGTCCATGCGTAACCTGCGGGAGAACCTAGCCGAGTACGGCATCCGCCCCGAGGATGTGCCCTTGGTATTGCAGGCCAACAAGCGCGACCTCCCCGACGCCCTCCCGGTAGAGATGATCCACGCGGTCATCGATCCCGAACATCGCTACCCGATTTTCGAAGCGGTGGCCAGTAATGGGACGGGTGTCTTTGATACCCTCAAAGCGGTAAGCCGCCAGGTGCTCGCAAAGGTGGTTGCCGCTAACTGA
- a CDS encoding nucleotidyltransferase domain-containing protein, protein MYLEPPEPDPLLEILTDLVKAGFERADLVVLNQAPPVLAFEVVRANRVIYRREGFCVGSYVSRVVREYWDLEPLLRIQREGMKRRWLG, encoded by the coding sequence GTGTACCTCGAGCCCCCAGAACCCGACCCCCTGCTGGAGATCCTTACCGACTTGGTGAAAGCCGGTTTTGAGCGCGCCGACCTGGTGGTGTTGAACCAGGCCCCGCCGGTGCTGGCCTTCGAGGTGGTGCGGGCCAACAGGGTGATTTACCGGCGGGAGGGGTTTTGCGTGGGCAGCTATGTTTCGCGGGTGGTGCGGGAATACTGGGACTTAGAGCCCCTCTTGCGCATCCAGCGGGAGGGGATGAAAAGGCGGTGGCTGGGCTGA
- the hemW gene encoding radical SAM family heme chaperone HemW, whose translation MRSLYVHVPFCPTLCPYCDFHVVRRYGGVVEAYLERLAEEAAALYERFPGPLETLYLGGGTPSFLRNRELEQLFRALPWNVPSIHEVTMEANPGTLNPERLELLKDLGVNRLSLGVQSFQDGVLESLGRAHGRKGALRAVEMSLQAGFRTSIDLILGLPGQDFAADLREAAALGVGHVSAYTLQIEPGTPFAARGVRLDEDLEAAAFDMAEQVLGAVGFVRYEVSNFAKPGQESAHNQVYWRAGFWGALGPAAVGHYPQGAEDREVYSVRATNPPLPRWRAGEAPSLEVITPLEHAREALMLGLRLCEGVDVNEIEQRTGLELWERLEAVVRELEGQELLWARGKRIGVARAGVAILHRIILRLWEALEAE comes from the coding sequence ATGCGAAGCCTCTACGTCCACGTCCCTTTCTGCCCCACCCTCTGCCCCTACTGCGATTTTCACGTAGTGCGGCGCTACGGCGGGGTCGTGGAGGCCTACCTCGAGCGCCTCGCCGAGGAAGCCGCAGCCCTCTACGAGCGCTTCCCCGGCCCGCTGGAGACCCTTTACTTAGGCGGGGGAACCCCAAGTTTCCTGAGGAACCGCGAACTCGAGCAGCTTTTCCGAGCCCTGCCCTGGAACGTCCCTTCAATCCACGAGGTCACCATGGAAGCCAACCCCGGCACACTGAACCCCGAGCGGCTCGAGTTGCTGAAAGACCTGGGGGTAAACCGGCTCTCCCTCGGGGTGCAGAGCTTCCAGGACGGCGTGCTGGAGAGCTTAGGACGAGCGCACGGGCGCAAGGGGGCGCTCCGGGCGGTGGAGATGAGCCTCCAGGCGGGGTTTCGTACCTCTATCGACCTAATCCTGGGGCTCCCCGGTCAGGACTTCGCCGCCGACCTGCGCGAGGCCGCCGCCCTGGGGGTAGGGCATGTCTCGGCCTACACCCTGCAAATCGAGCCCGGCACCCCCTTCGCGGCCCGGGGCGTACGGCTGGACGAAGACCTCGAGGCCGCCGCCTTCGATATGGCGGAGCAAGTGCTGGGCGCAGTCGGTTTCGTGCGGTACGAAGTCTCTAACTTTGCCAAGCCGGGCCAGGAGAGCGCACACAACCAGGTCTACTGGCGGGCCGGGTTTTGGGGCGCGCTGGGGCCGGCGGCGGTGGGGCACTACCCCCAAGGGGCCGAGGACCGCGAAGTCTACTCGGTGAGGGCTACCAACCCCCCGCTGCCGCGCTGGCGGGCGGGCGAAGCGCCCTCGCTCGAGGTTATCACCCCCCTCGAGCACGCCCGCGAGGCCCTGATGCTGGGCTTGAGGCTCTGCGAAGGGGTAGACGTGAACGAGATCGAGCAGCGAACGGGTTTGGAGCTTTGGGAGAGGCTCGAGGCGGTAGTGCGCGAACTCGAGGGGCAAGAACTTTTATGGGCTCGAGGTAAGAGAATAGGGGTGGCTCGAGCGGGGGTGGCCATTCTCCACCGGATCATCCTGCGGCTGTGGGAAGCTTTGGAGGCTGAATAA
- the gcvT gene encoding glycine cleavage system aminomethyltransferase GcvT produces MKTTPLTEIHQQLGAKMAPFAGYLMPIQYTSITAEHLAVRQGAGVFDVSHMGEFWVRGPQALDFLQYATLNDVSKLKVGRAQYSMLPNERGGVVDDIYLYRTGEEEYLVVVNAANIEKDWSHLQRLAEGFSVRLEDASERTGLLAVQGPNAAKVLQKLCDVDLSSKKKNDTFTATVAGKPARLARTGYTGEDGFELFTEATDLRAVWDALLQAGVTPCGLGARDTLRLEAGFPLYGHELTDETNPRCTPFSWVVKEHKEFYGKSALLAGGCDQVLVGLLLEEGIPREGYRVLVGGEEVGHITSGTFSPLIKKGIALAYVLSGAESGALQVEIRGKIYPAHLVNPPFVGLK; encoded by the coding sequence ATGAAAACCACACCGCTAACGGAAATCCATCAGCAATTAGGGGCCAAGATGGCCCCTTTTGCGGGCTACTTAATGCCCATCCAGTACACTTCGATCACCGCCGAGCACCTAGCTGTGCGCCAAGGGGCGGGGGTTTTTGACGTAAGCCACATGGGCGAGTTCTGGGTACGCGGGCCCCAGGCTTTAGACTTTCTTCAGTACGCTACCCTCAACGACGTTTCTAAGCTCAAGGTGGGCCGGGCCCAGTACTCGATGCTGCCTAACGAGCGGGGCGGGGTGGTGGACGATATCTACCTCTACCGCACCGGTGAGGAGGAGTACTTGGTGGTGGTCAACGCGGCGAACATCGAAAAGGATTGGAGCCATTTGCAACGCCTGGCAGAAGGTTTTTCTGTTCGCCTCGAAGACGCCTCCGAACGCACCGGGCTGTTGGCCGTGCAAGGCCCTAACGCTGCCAAGGTGTTGCAAAAGCTTTGCGACGTGGACCTCTCGAGCAAGAAGAAAAACGACACCTTCACCGCTACCGTGGCGGGGAAACCGGCCCGCCTGGCCCGCACCGGCTACACCGGCGAGGACGGATTCGAGCTGTTCACCGAAGCCACGGACCTGAGGGCGGTGTGGGATGCGCTACTCCAGGCTGGGGTGACCCCATGTGGCTTAGGGGCCCGCGATACCCTAAGGCTCGAGGCCGGTTTCCCTCTTTACGGCCACGAGCTCACCGACGAGACTAACCCCCGCTGTACCCCGTTTAGTTGGGTGGTCAAGGAGCATAAAGAGTTTTACGGGAAATCCGCCCTGCTCGCGGGTGGCTGCGACCAGGTATTGGTGGGCCTCTTGCTCGAAGAGGGCATCCCCCGCGAAGGCTACCGGGTGCTCGTCGGCGGCGAGGAGGTGGGGCATATCACCTCGGGGACCTTCTCGCCGCTAATCAAAAAGGGCATCGCTTTGGCCTATGTGCTATCAGGAGCCGAATCAGGCGCCCTTCAGGTGGAAATCCGCGGAAAAATCTACCCAGCTCACCTCGTGAATCCCCCCTTTGTCGGGCTAAAATAA
- a CDS encoding IS256 family transposase codes for MGKRTKVAASPIGEHLEARSSSPTWETLRDWLRGKIRELMQGLLEEEVTEFLGRARYERRAAVDACGYRNGYGKPRKLTTSMGTIEVRRPRVRGVEERFESRILPLFARRTREVSELLPELYLHGLAEGDFDLALRGLLGEEAALSARTVARLKERWQAEWEAWRTQRLDDRAVVYLWVDGVYVKAGLERERAALLVAIAALSDGRKVVVAVVPGYRESVESWSEVLRDLRERGMNAPRLVIGDGHLGIWGALRNVWPEADEQRCWNHKVLNVLEQLPRHQQAVAKPMLGAIAYAPTRAEAERKGKEFEAWCHRHGYGKAAQTLGRDWERMVTFYRYPKEHWRHLRTTNVIESPFAALRLRTDAAKRFKKVERATAVIWKMLMVAQKRFRRLNAPELLAKVHAGVRYEDGIEVTQEEVAA; via the coding sequence ATGGGGAAGCGTACCAAAGTGGCTGCTTCGCCGATAGGCGAACACCTTGAGGCCCGTTCGTCATCTCCCACCTGGGAGACGTTGCGGGATTGGCTGAGGGGGAAGATCCGGGAGTTGATGCAGGGGCTGCTGGAGGAGGAAGTGACGGAATTTCTGGGCCGTGCCCGGTATGAGAGGCGGGCGGCCGTCGATGCGTGCGGTTACCGCAACGGCTACGGCAAGCCGCGGAAGCTGACGACCTCCATGGGCACCATCGAGGTGCGGCGGCCCCGGGTCCGGGGGGTGGAGGAGCGGTTCGAGAGCCGGATTCTCCCCCTGTTCGCCCGGCGCACGAGGGAGGTCTCGGAGCTGTTGCCCGAGCTGTACCTGCACGGGCTGGCCGAGGGCGACTTCGACCTGGCCCTGCGGGGGCTGCTCGGAGAGGAGGCGGCGCTTTCGGCCCGGACGGTAGCCCGCCTGAAGGAGCGGTGGCAGGCGGAGTGGGAGGCCTGGCGCACGCAGCGGCTGGACGACCGGGCGGTGGTCTACCTGTGGGTGGACGGGGTGTACGTGAAGGCGGGCTTGGAGCGCGAGCGGGCGGCGCTCTTGGTGGCCATCGCCGCCTTGTCGGATGGCCGCAAGGTGGTGGTGGCGGTCGTACCCGGGTACCGGGAGTCGGTGGAGAGCTGGTCGGAAGTGCTGCGGGACCTGCGGGAGCGGGGGATGAACGCGCCGCGGCTGGTGATCGGGGACGGGCACCTGGGGATCTGGGGGGCACTGCGCAACGTGTGGCCGGAGGCCGACGAGCAGCGGTGCTGGAACCACAAGGTGCTCAATGTGCTGGAGCAGTTGCCGCGCCACCAGCAGGCCGTGGCCAAGCCCATGCTGGGGGCCATCGCCTACGCGCCGACCCGGGCGGAGGCGGAACGGAAGGGCAAGGAGTTCGAGGCCTGGTGTCACCGGCACGGCTACGGCAAGGCGGCGCAGACGCTGGGGCGGGACTGGGAGCGGATGGTGACCTTCTACCGGTACCCCAAGGAGCACTGGCGCCACCTGCGGACCACGAACGTGATCGAATCGCCCTTCGCCGCACTGCGGCTGCGGACGGATGCGGCCAAGCGGTTCAAGAAGGTGGAACGGGCCACGGCAGTGATCTGGAAGATGCTGATGGTGGCCCAAAAGAGGTTCCGGCGGTTGAATGCCCCGGAGTTGCTGGCCAAGGTCCACGCCGGGGTGCGCTACGAGGACGGCATCGAGGTCACCCAGGAGGAGGTCGCTGCCTGA
- a CDS encoding M20/M25/M40 family metallo-hydrolase: protein MKLPERVYRYARETLAHLVSFPTVSAEGRAIPETAQAVVKLLEDLGLKAEIHPTPGAPVVYAEGGGNGPTLMFYNHYDVQPADPLELWESDPFTLTERDGHWYARGISDDKGELVSRMAALKWFMEEHGSLPFRVKFVVEGEEEIGSPHLEAYVREHKDRLKADAVVWEFGSVDTAGRPLVYCGLKGIVAVELRVKTAAYDLHSSNGAVVQNPIYRLAAALTTLRDNDGNVLIEGFYDKVRPLSETERKSLEAIPDESEQIAQVYGVKEFLGKAKGFEFYRRMAAVPVVNFNGFHAGYGGPGSKTVLPAEAFAKLDFRLVPDQDPVEVVELLRAHLHKHGFTDVEVITLEVGEHPARSDLEAPWVKQAVEALREVYDREPVVHLSSGGSGPMYPFTHYLSAPVVAIGISYPGSRVHSPNENIRIADFERGVAAIKRAMEKFAALP from the coding sequence ATGAAACTACCCGAACGTGTTTATCGGTACGCCCGTGAAACCCTGGCCCACTTGGTAAGCTTCCCTACCGTTTCGGCGGAGGGCAGGGCCATACCGGAGACCGCCCAAGCAGTGGTGAAGCTGCTCGAGGACCTAGGCCTCAAGGCCGAGATCCACCCCACCCCCGGAGCCCCGGTGGTCTACGCCGAGGGAGGTGGGAACGGCCCCACGCTGATGTTCTATAACCACTACGATGTGCAGCCCGCCGATCCCCTCGAGCTATGGGAGAGCGACCCCTTCACCCTCACCGAGCGCGACGGACACTGGTACGCGCGGGGAATCAGCGATGATAAGGGAGAACTCGTCTCGCGGATGGCCGCTCTCAAGTGGTTCATGGAAGAACACGGATCCCTCCCGTTTCGGGTCAAGTTTGTGGTCGAAGGGGAGGAGGAGATCGGCAGCCCCCACCTCGAGGCCTATGTGCGCGAGCACAAAGACCGCCTCAAAGCCGATGCGGTGGTCTGGGAGTTCGGCAGCGTGGACACCGCCGGGCGGCCCCTGGTCTACTGCGGGCTCAAGGGGATCGTGGCGGTGGAGCTGCGGGTCAAAACCGCCGCTTACGACCTGCACTCTTCCAACGGGGCGGTGGTGCAAAACCCCATTTACCGTTTGGCTGCCGCCCTCACCACCTTGCGCGACAACGACGGCAACGTCCTGATCGAGGGTTTTTACGATAAGGTACGGCCCCTGAGCGAAACCGAGCGAAAGAGCCTCGAGGCCATCCCCGACGAGTCCGAGCAGATAGCCCAAGTCTACGGCGTGAAGGAATTTTTGGGCAAAGCCAAAGGCTTTGAGTTCTACCGCCGCATGGCCGCCGTTCCGGTGGTCAACTTCAACGGCTTCCATGCCGGTTACGGTGGCCCCGGCTCCAAGACCGTACTCCCTGCCGAGGCCTTCGCCAAGCTGGACTTCCGGTTGGTACCGGACCAAGACCCGGTGGAAGTAGTAGAACTCCTCCGCGCCCATCTCCATAAGCACGGCTTCACGGACGTCGAGGTAATCACGCTCGAGGTAGGGGAGCACCCCGCACGCAGCGACTTGGAAGCTCCCTGGGTCAAGCAAGCGGTGGAAGCCCTGCGCGAGGTCTACGATAGGGAGCCGGTAGTACACCTGAGTTCAGGGGGGAGCGGCCCCATGTACCCGTTTACTCACTATCTAAGCGCCCCGGTGGTGGCCATCGGCATCAGCTACCCCGGCAGCCGGGTACACAGCCCTAACGAAAACATCCGCATCGCCGACTTTGAGCGGGGGGTAGCGGCGATCAAGCGGGCTATGGAGAAATTCGCTGCGCTGCCCTAG